CCACAAGCTGGCCTAGCTGCATAAATGCGAAGAGTTGTGTCCATACCGTGGCCACCGTAGTCGAAATGTGAAATGAATTTTTTTTGCACTAACTCTTCAAGCGCCGGCTCCAACTGCTGTTTCACGGAGGATACATAGCGATAGTTGCGAGATAAACCCAGCTTCTCAAAAGCCAGCACCATGAGTGGCTTTTCAAAAGTAGACTTATAATAAAAATGCTTATCTAAATATCGGTATAAGCGACGACTAATTGCGCTGCTCAGCTCAAAATACAGCTCTAAATTGAGTTTCTTAATATAGCCTGCCTTAAATGAATCAAACAAAACCTCGCTCCAAGTAAAAAAGCTTTTGGGAGTTTGGCAATTTGTGCTTGAAGGCGATGCTTTCCCACGCGAATCGTTTATTTCATAGGCATCAATAATGCCAAAGTTGCAAGTTTGATATGATTTCGAGTCGTTATCATAAAAAGCATTAGTTGCTCTTATGCGCACACCAGATAACCGGTCAAAACTCTTTATGAGCCTACTATAACTTCGACCCTCTGTAGTCCACTGGAGAATTTTCAAGAGCTCGTAGCGCGTAAAAAAAACTTTGCGCTCGCGGAAACCATGGTTCATGCTTAAACGCATCAAAGCTAGAATGACGTCATCATCAGTTGCTGTCGGTAGGCCGAATTTATCGGCAGCGGTAATAATCCATTCCCGTGCCATTACCTCCCCATTTTTTAATCGCTGCTCATCGCGAAATTCCAAAGTCTTTAGTTTAGGATCTACTCGTGTAGAAAGAACAGCTAATGGGAATTCCGCTAAATTCATTTCATCGCGCGAAACTAAAAGCAATCGATTATTAGTCGCTAACTCAGTAGCGCTCGTAGTTCCCACTAGATGTGAAGGTGAGGCCGCCATACGCTTAAAACCCTTCTCCAAAAAAACATAACTTTAAGTAGCTTGCTGTATCTTAAACAACGTATAGAAAGTTTTATCAATAGTTATTTGTAATATTAGT
The window above is part of the Deltaproteobacteria bacterium genome. Proteins encoded here:
- a CDS encoding replication initiator protein A codes for the protein MAASPSHLVGTTSATELATNNRLLLVSRDEMNLAEFPLAVLSTRVDPKLKTLEFRDEQRLKNGEVMAREWIITAADKFGLPTATDDDVILALMRLSMNHGFRERKVFFTRYELLKILQWTTEGRSYSRLIKSFDRLSGVRIRATNAFYDNDSKSYQTCNFGIIDAYEINDSRGKASPSSTNCQTPKSFFTWSEVLFDSFKAGYIKKLNLELYFELSSAISRRLYRYLDKHFYYKSTFEKPLMVLAFEKLGLSRNYRYVSSVKQQLEPALEELVQKKFISHFDYGGHGMDTTLRIYAARPACG